One Ureaplasma urealyticum serovar 8 str. ATCC 27618 genomic window carries:
- a CDS encoding DUF1410 domain-containing protein, with protein sequence MKKRVNKIYKHHMFILLATLNLVWAGVITGIVLRLKSKNYSKHTILKEYYSFDKNGNLILKGYLKPHDNTNYVFGIFNDESNQEHKIQALVDDKKEFEFNTKLLPLNHSYKLKKVISTNDYNHVLLTNDALVSQQKICFSKPVDAKVNFINNKKVYQVKLNTLLKNTLIQLTLKDLEHNVYKITAKSNDMGEVSFDVSQLKNNNLYEVIALQTQDQTKIVNVNEIEYNNKIINNLNIDELNTPYQYSKNGDLNLIAKIPVRYANEQVYGVFEDQNKQKHLISAVNKNDGTIMFDTQVLTKDPNKKYHLQKVVLAKNQNQILIHNFDLVSNQKQDIFLKEYKVISISDLENDADKTKREINLKLSNIKNDWVNKQIKVIYSSSDGSDVQTQPLVLEKNQTNYVLKLNNLKANRLYKLKAVELINNNSKTNLPLDTNLTNNFMVERTSAVLATSISEISNRLGTALTNAQVKITLKDTDDVLLANQKAIINYDNNQKSEATVIVNNGVKYLIATLTKLTLNTPTIIKSITFEQKPTCAIENIGLDKTNNIIYKNTHETAIPLVINNNFEINGPLASSHESLKSINASDAKKVNAINLTLDFNTNEHIYKNLFFKLKYVPIDNQGNENIYNASEAIYSDILSATNIVANRIQFSLGNLQTNRKYKLKTIYYLTSKTAPLDDHNVVMIKPNVKSEIIVAPNDSTIVKYGNWDQDSITNGSKAIFKINCNDGDILSEDLSATLVYESNDPHDIQSYTTKLKKVNNDWVIDFNLNNLKPQTTYHLKSITIAKPNKAYTNLKIQSLPQVDIKTQLPNLILHDLKATSAVLKWDSTNNGKNNHQTIQATFSHVSANYDNLNVKLVYEYNYRGDIKTVESDLVTLKKDQNIYQINLPISVPNRKYIFKKILIQERNNLNNYVDLNKKINLTDSFVVSPGKTTFEWTQPTSDQISQTTLKSLKIKILSEDKTLDNNVKVIVWFKSHTDSNDALKWTRGTWEVNSDGSEAIINQLNNLSGFKAGTQYYLYKIAFVDNLQYGNAQANDNKVIYEWKANDTKEYKFTTKSAPTVLESIKFDHCDADGVINSGDEGIAEFSMTTNKVNDDFANRKVKFIYHDNNNVAYETDGFPLSRSETSLHFSLWNIPNNREYTFDHAEIETSPNSNKYEIWHSQNKIISKFKLKPAQTSVKYIDKQERNNNNVDFELHLGSRDCAFENKQKYRVTLVSVDALQTEISKEFLLSDVKSDYKDGNIGILKCHFDNLTPNTAYTLKEIKFLANSNEQQSAKPHKVIKPFNDDNNIIIDKNYSWKWVIYAS encoded by the coding sequence ATGAAAAAAAGAGTTAATAAAATATATAAACACCATATGTTTATTTTGCTAGCTACTTTAAATTTAGTGTGAGCAGGCGTTATTACAGGAATTGTTTTAAGACTAAAAAGCAAAAATTACTCAAAACATACTATTTTAAAAGAATATTATTCATTTGATAAAAACGGTAATTTAATTCTTAAAGGTTATTTAAAACCACATGATAATACTAATTATGTTTTTGGAATTTTTAATGATGAAAGCAATCAAGAACATAAAATTCAAGCACTTGTTGATGATAAAAAAGAATTTGAATTTAACACCAAATTATTACCACTAAACCATAGTTACAAACTTAAAAAAGTTATAAGTACTAATGACTATAACCATGTTTTATTAACAAATGATGCTTTAGTTAGTCAACAAAAAATTTGTTTTAGTAAGCCAGTTGATGCAAAAGTTAACTTTATTAATAATAAAAAAGTTTATCAAGTTAAACTAAACACGTTATTAAAAAACACTTTAATTCAATTAACACTAAAAGACTTAGAGCATAACGTATATAAAATTACAGCCAAATCAAATGATATGGGAGAAGTTAGTTTTGATGTTTCACAATTAAAAAATAATAATTTATATGAGGTAATTGCTTTACAAACACAAGACCAAACTAAAATCGTCAATGTTAATGAAATTGAATACAACAATAAGATCATAAATAATTTAAATATTGATGAACTAAATACACCATACCAATATAGCAAAAATGGTGATCTTAACTTAATTGCTAAAATACCAGTACGCTATGCTAATGAACAAGTCTATGGTGTTTTTGAGGACCAAAATAAGCAAAAGCATTTAATTTCTGCCGTAAATAAAAATGATGGAACAATAATGTTTGATACTCAAGTTTTAACTAAAGATCCCAATAAAAAATATCATTTACAAAAAGTTGTTTTAGCAAAAAATCAAAATCAAATTTTAATACATAATTTTGATTTAGTAAGTAATCAAAAACAAGATATCTTCTTAAAAGAATATAAAGTTATTAGTATTAGTGATCTAGAAAATGATGCTGATAAAACTAAAAGAGAAATCAATTTAAAACTATCTAACATAAAAAACGACTGAGTTAATAAGCAAATTAAAGTTATTTATTCAAGTTCAGATGGTTCAGATGTTCAAACTCAACCTTTAGTTTTAGAAAAAAATCAAACAAACTATGTATTAAAACTAAATAATTTAAAAGCAAATCGTTTATATAAACTAAAGGCGGTTGAATTAATAAATAACAATAGCAAAACTAATTTACCATTAGATACTAACTTAACTAATAATTTTATGGTTGAAAGAACTAGTGCTGTATTAGCAACAAGTATTAGTGAAATAAGTAATCGTTTGGGAACTGCTTTAACAAATGCGCAAGTTAAAATCACTTTAAAAGATACAGATGATGTTTTATTAGCTAATCAAAAAGCGATTATTAACTATGATAATAATCAAAAAAGTGAAGCAACTGTTATTGTTAACAATGGTGTTAAGTATCTAATAGCAACCTTAACTAAATTAACATTAAATACGCCTACAATAATTAAATCCATTACATTTGAACAAAAACCAACATGTGCTATTGAAAATATTGGGTTAGATAAAACAAATAACATTATTTATAAAAATACACATGAAACAGCAATTCCTTTAGTAATTAATAATAATTTTGAAATTAATGGGCCATTAGCATCAAGTCATGAAAGTTTAAAAAGTATTAATGCATCTGATGCTAAAAAGGTAAATGCAATTAATTTAACCCTTGACTTTAATACCAATGAACATATTTATAAAAATTTATTTTTTAAACTAAAATATGTCCCTATTGACAATCAAGGTAATGAAAATATTTATAACGCATCAGAAGCAATTTATAGTGATATTTTAAGTGCAACTAATATAGTTGCTAATAGAATCCAATTTAGTTTAGGTAATTTACAAACTAATCGTAAATATAAATTAAAAACAATTTATTATTTAACCTCAAAAACAGCACCTTTAGATGATCATAACGTTGTAATGATCAAACCAAATGTTAAATCCGAAATTATTGTCGCCCCTAATGATAGTACGATTGTAAAATATGGTAATTGAGATCAAGATTCAATTACTAATGGATCAAAGGCCATTTTTAAAATTAATTGTAATGATGGTGATATTTTAAGTGAGGATTTAAGTGCTACACTTGTTTATGAATCTAATGATCCTCATGATATACAATCATACACTACAAAACTAAAAAAAGTTAACAATGATTGGGTGATTGATTTTAATTTAAACAATTTGAAACCACAAACCACTTACCATCTAAAATCAATAACAATAGCAAAACCAAATAAAGCATATACTAATTTAAAAATTCAATCACTTCCACAAGTGGATATTAAAACGCAATTGCCTAATTTAATCTTGCATGATTTAAAAGCCACAAGTGCAGTTTTAAAATGGGATTCTACTAACAATGGTAAAAACAATCACCAAACAATTCAAGCAACTTTTTCTCATGTAAGTGCTAATTATGATAACCTTAATGTTAAATTGGTTTATGAATATAATTATCGGGGTGATATCAAAACAGTTGAATCTGATTTAGTTACTCTTAAAAAAGACCAAAATATTTATCAAATAAATTTACCAATTAGCGTTCCTAACCGAAAATATATTTTCAAAAAAATTCTAATTCAAGAACGCAATAATTTAAATAACTATGTGGATTTAAATAAAAAGATAAACTTAACAGATTCATTTGTAGTTAGCCCTGGAAAAACAACATTTGAATGAACACAACCAACTAGTGATCAAATTAGTCAAACAACCCTAAAATCATTAAAAATTAAAATTCTTTCAGAAGATAAAACGCTTGATAATAATGTTAAGGTTATTGTGTGATTTAAATCCCATACAGATTCAAATGATGCACTTAAATGAACACGGGGAACTTGGGAGGTTAATAGTGATGGATCAGAAGCGATTATTAATCAATTAAATAACTTAAGTGGATTTAAAGCAGGGACCCAATACTATCTTTATAAAATTGCATTTGTCGATAATTTACAATATGGAAATGCGCAAGCAAATGATAATAAAGTAATTTATGAATGAAAAGCCAATGATACTAAAGAATATAAGTTTACAACCAAAAGTGCACCAACAGTTTTAGAATCAATAAAATTTGATCATTGTGATGCTGATGGTGTAATTAATAGTGGAGACGAAGGTATTGCAGAATTTTCAATGACAACAAACAAAGTTAATGATGATTTTGCTAACCGAAAAGTTAAATTCATATATCATGACAATAACAATGTTGCTTATGAAACTGATGGTTTTCCGTTAAGCAGATCAGAAACAAGTCTTCATTTTTCTTTATGAAACATTCCTAACAATCGTGAATATACTTTTGATCATGCTGAAATTGAAACTAGTCCTAATAGCAATAAATATGAAATTTGACATTCTCAAAACAAGATAATATCTAAGTTCAAACTTAAACCAGCTCAAACTTCTGTAAAATATATTGATAAACAAGAAAGAAATAATAATAATGTAGATTTTGAACTTCATTTAGGTTCAAGAGACTGTGCATTTGAAAATAAGCAAAAATATCGTGTTACACTAGTGTCAGTAGACGCACTCCAAACCGAAATTTCTAAGGAATTTTTACTTTCTGATGTTAAATCAGATTATAAAGATGGTAATATTGGAATATTAAAATGCCATTTTGATAACTTAACACCAAACACTGCATACACATTAAAAGAAATTAAATTTCTTGCTAACTCAAATGAACAACAAAGTGCAAAACCACATAAGGTAATTAAACCTTTTAATGATGATAACAATATTATTATCGATAAAAATTATTCTTGAAAATGAGTTATTTACGCTTCGTAA
- a CDS encoding DEAD/DEAH box helicase family protein, with the protein MKLTKSQQKAFSQLVNCYLESVNNNKKEIIDFQAPTGSGKTFIITNTINEIIKTNKANGSPQKLIFVIATLSSADLPFQLEQNMNEYKYYINGLFDVELKESPSSKSAKKDSSYNILAEENKVIIFGSSSFGKGRIITEEGILDAFLDEIKSQGYTLVYIRDEAHHGGNVNKTKIFEDFDEKIHKNSFKKEETRFEYKIQEAASFIIKMTATPKGIHKLVFIDEKDLMDDDTKLLKDEHVYNLEIKELKEENIDDELLLTTACEQFLKIKEQYPKAKELKNIRPAMLIQVENEPNKEPQKSEFLDKIEKIIKILEKHNLSWVKYFSNDKEVQTNILINKKNNKISLKEISKKTSNVDVILFKIGPATGWNIPRACMLVQLRNVSSKNLSVQTIGRIKRFPNPSFDKNEISYNSISNQYFIYSNIISEDKIRQTLILKDKYKNDRFFYGEINQEKVNNYLNGETYREEIVEEFEDSISNFEYHVNKIYEKYEKNKYLEGETSKIEGKTRVYTKIKNSIELELYIIEQLRKYKHLFPQKIIDFLETKFNEWEKRWKLNIRINMYWYVIIKEYLDQIEKIYKNSLEQMKKDNHELLFKLQNNKNLPNQNEIFIPIEKYKKCENMLDLNVCDKYAYKDLKEQNHYFDSLTESKFANRFLSLSNDNDKIKNNVELWTKNPVFHGLKYQYFNEDGQISNSYPDFILKIKTHDQKDHYLYIEVKNLYSDYDYEKTKLLIESYQRYIENKNNNDNLILDELDKAEITILVCYINMKNQKDFYFYGASSNDVLNKKVNFDLLKNTSINKTPEQLVANKAKFIIDIKHLLDFLL; encoded by the coding sequence ATGAAATTAACCAAATCACAACAAAAAGCTTTTAGTCAATTAGTTAATTGTTATTTAGAAAGCGTGAATAACAATAAAAAAGAAATTATTGATTTTCAAGCACCAACAGGATCTGGTAAAACCTTTATTATTACCAATACTATTAATGAAATTATTAAGACAAACAAAGCTAATGGTAGTCCTCAAAAATTAATTTTTGTAATTGCGACTTTATCATCAGCTGATTTACCATTTCAATTAGAACAAAATATGAATGAGTATAAATATTATATTAATGGTTTATTTGATGTCGAACTTAAAGAATCACCATCTTCTAAAAGTGCTAAAAAAGATAGTTCTTACAATATTTTAGCTGAAGAAAATAAAGTAATTATTTTTGGGTCTTCTTCATTTGGTAAAGGAAGAATCATTACAGAAGAAGGAATTTTAGATGCTTTTTTAGATGAAATTAAATCACAAGGATATACATTAGTTTATATCCGTGATGAAGCTCATCATGGCGGTAATGTTAATAAAACAAAAATATTTGAAGATTTTGATGAAAAAATACACAAAAATTCTTTTAAAAAAGAAGAAACACGATTTGAATATAAAATTCAAGAAGCAGCATCTTTTATTATTAAAATGACAGCAACTCCTAAAGGAATTCATAAATTAGTATTCATTGATGAAAAAGATTTAATGGATGATGATACAAAATTGTTAAAAGATGAACATGTTTATAATCTAGAAATTAAAGAACTAAAAGAAGAAAACATTGATGATGAACTATTATTAACAACTGCTTGTGAGCAATTTTTAAAAATCAAAGAGCAATATCCAAAAGCAAAAGAGTTAAAAAATATTCGTCCAGCCATGTTAATTCAAGTTGAAAATGAACCTAATAAAGAACCACAAAAAAGCGAATTTTTAGATAAAATTGAAAAAATTATTAAAATTTTGGAAAAACATAATTTATCATGAGTTAAATACTTTTCTAATGATAAAGAGGTTCAAACTAATATTTTAATTAATAAAAAAAATAATAAAATTTCTCTAAAAGAAATTTCTAAAAAGACTTCAAATGTGGATGTAATTTTGTTTAAAATTGGTCCTGCAACTGGTTGAAATATTCCGCGTGCTTGCATGTTAGTACAATTGCGAAACGTTTCTTCAAAAAATTTATCAGTACAAACAATTGGAAGAATTAAGCGTTTTCCAAATCCTAGCTTTGACAAAAACGAAATTAGCTATAATTCCATATCAAATCAATATTTTATTTATTCTAATATTATTTCAGAAGATAAAATTCGTCAAACTTTGATTTTAAAAGACAAATATAAAAATGACAGATTTTTTTATGGCGAAATTAATCAAGAGAAAGTTAATAACTATTTAAATGGAGAAACTTATAGAGAAGAAATAGTAGAGGAGTTTGAAGATTCAATTAGTAATTTTGAATACCATGTTAATAAGATTTATGAGAAATATGAAAAAAATAAATACTTAGAAGGCGAAACTTCAAAAATTGAAGGTAAAACACGTGTTTATACTAAAATTAAAAATTCAATCGAACTTGAACTTTATATTATTGAACAATTAAGAAAATACAAACATCTATTTCCTCAAAAAATTATTGATTTTCTTGAAACGAAGTTTAATGAGTGAGAAAAAAGATGAAAATTAAACATAAGAATCAACATGTATTGATATGTTATCATTAAAGAATATCTTGATCAAATTGAAAAAATATATAAAAATTCATTAGAACAAATGAAAAAAGATAATCATGAATTACTTTTTAAATTGCAAAATAATAAAAATTTACCTAATCAAAATGAAATTTTTATTCCCATTGAAAAATATAAAAAATGTGAAAACATGTTAGATTTAAATGTTTGTGATAAGTATGCATATAAAGATCTTAAAGAACAAAATCACTATTTTGATTCTTTAACTGAATCTAAATTTGCAAATCGTTTCCTTTCATTATCAAATGATAATGATAAAATTAAAAATAATGTTGAACTTTGGACTAAAAATCCTGTTTTTCATGGATTAAAATATCAATATTTTAATGAAGATGGTCAAATAAGTAATTCATACCCTGATTTTATTTTAAAAATAAAAACACATGATCAAAAAGATCATTATTTATATATTGAAGTAAAAAATTTATATAGTGATTATGATTATGAAAAAACAAAATTATTAATTGAATCATATCAACGATATATTGAAAATAAAAACAATAACGATAATTTAATATTAGATGAATTAGACAAAGCAGAAATTACGATTTTAGTTTGTTATATTAATATGAAAAATCAAAAAGATTTTTATTTTTATGGAGCTAGTTCAAATGATGTTTTAAATAAAAAAGTTAATTTTGATCTTTTAAAAAACACAAGTATTAACAAAACTCCAGAACAACTAGTTGCGAATAAAGCAAAATTTATTATTGACATTAAACATTTATTAGATTTCTTACTTTAA
- a CDS encoding site-specific DNA-methyltransferase: MSVRERERETSGRDAYYDVIYIDPPYNTEASKTDGNNFSEKDDITASKFIYRDKFSRNGWLNMMNERLKLAKNLLKNDGVIFVSIDDSEQAYLKVLMDEIFGEENFICSFIWERTNHTNQGNNGKKIFRNSEYIHTYSKNINSINYINEGDKKEFDTAPLKNNSNKEILIKFDKNQIFVKEKNQLNDKPLEFFIRSRWTQNRIDQELFLGTKFILTNQKDQIIRVKYSDNKKGFLIPKALLNTSKLYLEKYFKSTTEHGTKELNDILENNNFSYPKPKELICYLLEIIQNKNARVLDFFAGSGTTGHAVLELNKEDGGNRTFTLVTNNENQIGTNVCYERLYRINNGVGTKNEADFDWINKNEAYLNNLNVYDLKYFDTNPIKIDNNEIKEAFTKMLVDFNNTSQSSLFENKQRELLINLSTLKPIEKKE; this comes from the coding sequence ATTAGTGTTAGAGAGAGAGAGAGAGAGACTAGCGGGCGCGACGCTTACTATGATGTAATCTATATCGATCCTCCTTATAATACTGAAGCAAGTAAAACTGATGGTAATAATTTTAGCGAAAAAGATGATATAACTGCATCTAAGTTTATTTATCGTGATAAATTCAGTCGCAATGGTTGATTAAATATGATGAACGAACGTTTAAAATTAGCGAAAAACTTACTTAAAAATGATGGTGTAATTTTTGTTTCTATTGATGATAGTGAACAAGCGTATTTAAAAGTCTTAATGGATGAAATTTTTGGCGAAGAGAATTTTATATGTAGCTTTATTTGAGAAAGAACAAATCATACAAATCAAGGAAATAATGGAAAGAAGATTTTTAGAAATTCAGAATATATTCATACTTATTCTAAAAATATAAATAGCATAAATTATATTAATGAAGGCGATAAAAAAGAATTTGATACAGCACCTTTAAAAAATAATTCAAATAAAGAAATTTTAATTAAATTTGATAAAAATCAAATTTTTGTTAAAGAAAAAAATCAATTAAATGATAAACCTCTTGAATTTTTTATTAGAAGTAGATGAACACAAAACAGAATAGATCAAGAATTATTTTTAGGAACAAAATTCATATTAACAAATCAAAAAGATCAAATTATTAGAGTTAAATATAGTGATAATAAAAAAGGATTTTTAATACCAAAAGCACTTTTGAATACTTCTAAACTATATTTAGAAAAATATTTTAAATCAACAACAGAACACGGAACAAAAGAGCTTAATGATATTTTAGAAAATAATAATTTTAGTTATCCAAAACCCAAAGAGTTAATATGTTATTTATTAGAAATAATTCAAAATAAAAATGCTCGTGTTTTAGATTTTTTTGCAGGATCTGGAACAACTGGGCATGCAGTATTAGAATTGAATAAAGAAGATGGTGGAAATAGAACATTTACACTAGTAACAAATAATGAAAACCAAATTGGTACTAATGTTTGTTATGAACGCTTATATCGTATTAACAATGGTGTTGGTACTAAAAACGAAGCTGATTTTGATTGAATCAACAAAAATGAAGCTTATTTAAATAATCTAAATGTCTATGATCTAAAATACTTTGATACAAATCCAATCAAGATTGATAATAATGAAATTAAAGAAGCATTTACTAAAATGCTAGTTGATTTTAATAATACAAGTCAATCAAGTTTATTTGAAAATAAGCAACGCGAATTATTAATTAATTTAAGTACACTAAAGCCAATTGAAAAAAAGGAATAA
- a CDS encoding site-specific DNA-methyltransferase → MIKDLDSYLKDIDEMSKSSLNEDQKQLIKKILEKTDPQDLDNVFQLLIQRVKIGFSFDVAPSVHQTQIAILAKNEQLSFMNDAHNLFKNDTNSLIIGENYDVLKNLLVLERERETSGRDAYYDVIYIDPPYNTEASKTDGNNFSEKDDVAASKFVYRDKFSRNGWLNMMNERLKLAKNLLKNDGVIFVSIDDNEQAYLKVLMDEIFGEENFTCNFVWEKNYAPKNNNKFVSVNHDYILCYCKNKILKNKFNRNQRTEKNNRLYFYKDDRGFYKSSDLTKKGSNNIYDIIWDGKKYLCPKNSSWLYNEEKMYELIKQNRIFLPENENNRPFLKKYLNEVDDVISLSILKYEVVNHTDGSKKQLDSILDNHNFNTPKPIELIKYLINIASTNNARILDFFAGSGTTGHAVLALNKEDGGNRTFTIVTNNENEIGTNVCYERLYRINNGFGTKNETDFDWINKNKPYLNNLNVYDLKYFDTNPIKIDNNEIKEAFTKMLVDFNDASQSNLFDSNQRELLINLSTLKSINNK, encoded by the coding sequence ATGATTAAAGATTTAGATAGTTATTTAAAAGATATTGATGAAATGAGCAAGAGTTCATTAAATGAGGATCAAAAACAATTAATTAAAAAAATTTTAGAAAAAACTGATCCCCAGGATTTAGATAATGTGTTTCAATTATTAATTCAACGTGTTAAGATAGGATTTAGTTTTGATGTTGCTCCAAGCGTGCACCAAACTCAAATTGCGATATTAGCTAAAAATGAGCAATTATCATTCATGAATGATGCACATAATTTATTTAAAAATGATACTAATAGTTTAATCATTGGTGAAAACTATGATGTACTAAAGAATTTATTAGTGTTAGAGAGAGAGAGAGAGACTAGTGGGCGCGACGCTTACTATGATGTAATCTATATCGATCCTCCTTATAATACTGAAGCAAGCAAGACTGATGGCAATAATTTTAGCGAAAAAGATGATGTAGCTGCATCTAAGTTTGTTTATCGTGATAAATTCAGTCGCAATGGGTGACTAAATATGATGAATGAACGTTTAAAATTAGCGAAAAACTTACTTAAAAATGATGGTGTAATTTTTGTATCTATTGACGATAACGAACAAGCATACTTAAAAGTTTTGATGGATGAAATTTTTGGTGAAGAGAATTTTACTTGCAATTTTGTTTGAGAAAAGAATTATGCACCAAAAAATAATAATAAATTTGTTTCTGTAAATCACGATTACATATTGTGTTATTGTAAGAACAAAATACTTAAAAATAAATTTAATCGAAATCAACGAACAGAAAAAAATAATAGACTTTATTTTTATAAAGATGATAGAGGTTTTTATAAATCGTCAGATTTAACTAAAAAAGGTTCAAACAATATTTATGATATTATTTGAGATGGCAAAAAATACTTATGTCCTAAAAATTCTAGTTGATTATATAACGAAGAAAAAATGTATGAATTAATAAAACAAAATAGAATTTTTTTACCTGAAAATGAAAATAATAGACCCTTTTTAAAAAAATATTTAAACGAGGTAGATGATGTTATTTCGTTATCAATATTAAAATATGAAGTTGTCAATCATACAGATGGATCAAAAAAACAATTAGATTCAATATTAGATAATCATAATTTTAATACACCAAAACCTATAGAACTTATAAAATATCTTATTAATATAGCTTCAACAAACAACGCTCGCATTCTTGATTTCTTTGCAGGCTCTGGAACAACTGGACATGCAGTATTAGCATTAAATAAAGAAGATGGTGGAAATCGAACATTTACAATAGTGACAAATAATGAAAATGAAATTGGCACTAATGTTTGTTATGAACGTTTATATCGTATTAATAATGGTTTTGGTACTAAAAATGAAACTGATTTTGATTGAATCAACAAAAATAAACCATATTTAAATAATCTAAATGTCTATGATCTAAAATACTTTGATACAAATCCAATCAAAATTGATAATAATGAAATTAAAGAAGCATTTACTAAAATGCTAGTTGATTTTAATGACGCAAGTCAATCAAATTTATTTGACAGTAATCAACGTGAATTATTAATTAATTTAAGTACACTAAAGTCAATTAATAATAAATAA